TTGTAATACGGCCCAAGCCATCCGTCGTCCTTCTGGTTGGAAATAATATAAGACATGTATTTATTTACTTTATTTATTAGTTTTTTATCCCGTAATAAATAGGCAAGAGGTAGAACACCGTCCAGCCAGTACGGAGCCCTCTCCCATCCTTCGGCATCACCGCCGAACCATTTACTGTTTTTTATATCAGGCCAAAATTCGTCAACTTTCCCGCTTAAGCTTTTTGCCTGGAGTTTAAGTTGATTTTTTAACCATCCCGAAGGCTGGATTTCTGTGATTGAAAGCGGAGTAAAAACAGGTTCTTTTATTAGCTTCATAAAACTTATCACCTTTTCTGATGTACTATGATATCTAGAGTACTCCCCATTGTCAATACCAGTCTATGAGATGAACAAGATATAGCCGTAGTCGTAATTTCTCTTTCCTTTTTGCTACTTTTTCCTTTCTCTTTGTTAATTCTGTGCATACTGTGGATAACCCATTTCTGTCTTTACTGTTTCGTTCCTGACGACAATAATTTTATTGACAACGCTTCTGTAAGCATAAGTTTGTCCTCTACTAGCGTTTTGACTTCTTTGAAAACATTTTCGGATCCAAATTTTGTATCCTTATTCTCCTCATCACTTCTGCAAGTGGTCACAAAAATATGTTTCCCGATACTTTTCATGTGTTTCCGTATAAACCCGCGTATCGGCGAGACAAGTTGGCCCATCCAGATAGGGGTTAGGATAATTACCCGGTCATAAGGCGCAGGATCGTGACTGGTACGTTTTGTCATTGTTCCTATACGCATAAGGGAGAGTAAGATTAATAACGGGAATAATTTTGGAACTGGTACTATAGCTTCAACATCGCACTGTAGTTCCCGGGCAAGCCGTTTCGCGGCGTATTCATTATTTCCCGTGAATGAATAATAATAAACTACCGTTTTTTTATATTACCACTACTACATTTACACCCGTTCTATTTTGTTGTTACCCGGGAAGTTTCATTACCAATGATAACTCAAACATGGAGACAGTAATAGTGTTGTAGTAGAACCTGAGTGTACAGTTTCTTTTCCGATGAACAGTTTGGCATCCAGCCTTAAATGCATATTGTGCTTAGCCCAAAACTCAATCCCAGTACTCATAATCGGCATAGGACCCTCAACGAATTCGTCATAACTGTATGTATAAGTAAGCCAGTAAGCATGAACTTCGTTATAATACAACCCTGCCCCAAAATATACCGAGAAATTAGTATCATAAAAAAAATGGTATTTCACAAGCATGGGAAACGAATAATGGCGGTCATTACCGAATCCTGTGTGCCTATATATATCATCTGGAAAATAGTTGTATGAATCACTTCGTGTATACGCACTTGAATTTAGTTCAACACCCCAGCCTTTAGGCCCTACAAACTCATAAAATATTCCAAAACCGTATACGGTAGATGAAGATAAATGAAAAACATCTCCGCCTGCTGTTATTCCTGCTCCCCCGACTTTAAGTTTTATTCCTGTATAGACAACTATATTTCCTGGTTCTACACGCCCGGTGTAATTATGAATTACCCTGCCAATAGATTTGTGGGCTTGTACTCTAGTGATTCGCAGTTGCCCAATTTTTGTGTTTTTATTCCAAATATCGAATACCTGTCTTTTTTCAATGTCGTCCAGCATCCCGCTGCCAACTGTTACAGTTCTCCCATCAACTTCTGTGATTTGTATCTGTTTAGTTAGACTGGTATCCAATTTTGTGGTACTAATTTCTGCTTGTGCTTTTGTGTTTATACCCACAATAAATATACTACAAAACAGTAATAAAACACATATTTTTTTCATTCTTCTAATTCCCTCTATCCCTTGCCTTACGGGGCAGGTTGTACAACCGTGTTGGAATCAAGAGTTACCGCAGTCTGCGACAATAATCTGCCGTTTATCGTTGCACCAGTATTCAGCGTAATTGCTGTTTGTGACAGTATCACCCCTTCAAAATGCGCGGTCGTATCAAGGGATACAGCACCAAAGGCCTGCCAGAAAATGTTTTTGGGTAGTGCACCGCCAGATAGTATCACATTCTTCGCAGCGGCAATGGTTAGATCTCCCGATATCTGGAAGATCCATACATCGTTTGGCCCACCCGAGAGCGTAACATCCGTCGGGATTAAAAGACTGGTACCCCATTTATATGTACCCGCGGGTAGTGTCATCCCGCCAATATTTCCCGCACCAATTTCGGTAAAATCAGCAGCTCGTCCTGCGGCATTGGTGTACGCAGTTTCCATATTGCTTACAGCTGTTGTCAGGTTAGCAGGGGTTGGAACCGCATAGTCGGCAGCGTATATCCTTCCAGTAACTTGAGTGGCAATTGAAAATTGATTTGAGACATCCATTGCTTCTGAAAATCCTGTGATACCGATCGCTGCGATGGGACTCACTCCGATATTACCAGTGATTGCGGAGGTTGGAATGGTTGAAATACCTGATTTTGATAGAATCACATAATTTCCAGCTGTTCCAAGAACCACTGGTACTGGGCCTGCTCCTAAGCCGTCTCTACCCGTTCCGTCGCCTGGAGTTGTTGGGGCGACGATCTTTTCCTTGTTTTTATCTACCACTTTCTTATCCAACTCTACCACTTTTTGTTTTATTGCGCCTGTCATACCAAATCTTAAACCTGCAGCAGTTAAAACAGAACATGTAAAAATACAAATCGTAAAAACTAAAAACACTTTTTCAAATTTCATTTTATCTCCTCCGATAATTATCATATTTCATCTATTACAGCTATCATT
The Elusimicrobiota bacterium genome window above contains:
- a CDS encoding ice-binding family protein, with the protein product MILSKSGISTIPTSAITGNIGVSPIAAIGITGFSEAMDVSNQFSIATQVTGRIYAADYAVPTPANLTTAVSNMETAYTNAAGRAADFTEIGAGNIGGMTLPAGTYKWGTSLLIPTDVTLSGGPNDVWIFQISGDLTIAAAKNVILSGGALPKNIFWQAFGAVSLDTTAHFEGVILSQTAITLNTGATINGRLLSQTAVTLDSNTVVQPAP